A genomic stretch from Rhineura floridana isolate rRhiFlo1 chromosome 18, rRhiFlo1.hap2, whole genome shotgun sequence includes:
- the CFAP107 gene encoding cilia- and flagella-associated protein 107 gives MITPCRDAQEWYLPSWRVEPKYSTNVLIGNWLEERKKFIRDHEGTGKSTYGRDYIRFPTEIPDRTVMRRMMKQLDGLPKKYTLTHHDEPKHRNLVTQYDDQYNRRGYNPLLPPLRRWNGHKMAWIPEKTDYPLAEPPTNYGLFEHLVKKWTHREPGVLNSIYTISYTKPPSSAYGVRQRPITTHVLEASRPQWLPRSSDPPL, from the exons ATGATTACTCCGTGTAGGGATGCGCAGGAATGGTATCTTCCCAGCTGGAGGGTAGAACCCAAATATTCTACTAATGTACTTATTGGAAACTGgctggaagaaagaaaaaag TTTATCAGAGATCATGAGGGAACCGGCAAAAGCACCTATGGACGAGACTACATTCGTTTTCCAACTGAGATACCGGACCGAACGGTGATGAGAAGAATGATGAAGCAACTGGAT GGTCTGCCAAAGAAGTATACATTGACCCATCATGATGAACCGAAACACCGAAACTTAGTAACACAATATGATGACCAATATAATAGACGCGGCTACAACCCTTTGCTGCCTCCACTTCGCAGATGGAATGGACACAAAATGGCTTGGATCCCAGAGAAGACAGACTACCCACTCGCTG AACCACCGACCAACTACGGGCTTTTTGAGCACCTTGTGAAGAAATGGACCCATCGAGAGCCTGGGGTGCTGAACAGCATCTACACCATCTCCTACACCAAGCCGCCCAGTTCAGCCTATGGCGTCCGCCAACGGCCTATCACCACTCACGTCCTTGAAGCCAGCCGTCCACAGTGGCTGCCAAGAAGTTCTGACCCGCCTCTGTGA